A part of Capsicum annuum cultivar UCD-10X-F1 chromosome 6, UCD10Xv1.1, whole genome shotgun sequence genomic DNA contains:
- the LOC107874216 gene encoding uncharacterized protein LOC107874216 translates to MVNTRGQDWSQKLNDALWAYRTTFKTPIYMSLYNLVYGTACNLPIELEHKALWALKRLNLNWNEVVELLLGKLNEMDEFCLKDYEIAYPYKENMMRYHNQRIENRDFQKGDWVLLFNSRMKLLPGKLNSKCSGPFRVNQVYPSKLVQLKNEDESVFKVNG, encoded by the exons ATGGTGAACACAAGAGGGCaagattggtctcaaaagctcAACGATGCCTTGTGGGCGTATCGAactactttcaagacacccatttaCATGTCACTATACAATTTAGTCTATGGGACGGCATGCAACTTGCCGATTGAGTTGGAACACAAGGCATTATGGGCACTCAAGAGGCTGAATCTGAATTGGAATGAGGTAGTAGAGCTACTACTGGGgaagctgaatgagatggatgaattttgtctCAAGGATTATGAAATAGCATACCCATACAAGGAAAATATGATGAGATACCACAATCAGAGGATTGAAAATAGAGACTTTCAGAAAGGCGATTGGGTGCTCCTCTTTAACTCCAGAATGAAACTCTTGCCAGGTAAACTTAATTCAAAGTGCTCTGGTCCATTCAGAGTTAACCAAGTCTACCCTTCAAAATTAGTCCAACTCAAAAATGAAGATGAGAGTGTCTTCAAGGTCAACGG GTAA